A section of the Amblyomma americanum isolate KBUSLIRL-KWMA chromosome 2, ASM5285725v1, whole genome shotgun sequence genome encodes:
- the LOC144118950 gene encoding monocarboxylate transporter 12-like, producing MGCMQQEGELYGGPKKTHGGTAPGECPGDEAGACDDPPEGDESTELRSHWHVILIAALMDFGQSAVFRSSGFIYVALMDHFDVDHGTASWPVSVLGTIVDAGGILAGPLCQWFGAGPTLKAGALVTAVGVMASVFAPNIPWMAVTLGVIHGAGAGTVSMTMQVFLSMCFVKYRGTAHGIMFMGSILSSLVVPSVLYSLESAYGFDGCLLIFGGLLLHLVPISFLLRARRPPVSSPRQDHKRKTSENNQDVNLNIEKKEGAKRDSSTSSSSTNVRPSVLESAGVVLRLPMFYVILVTWTVMCYNEDIFLTTIVDFAVDKGISKQWAVPLLSYLSFTDAIGRIGLPLLADRKVVRRSTLVGGNAILTAASIAILPQANSYAFLVIATLLAACFNGCGMTMHGVLMADYIGMDHLPVGYGVAGILVVPLLLIKPILIGYFRDTLGSYDDLYRLLGAMQVVLFVMWLVIAYLERRRNSSWSTPTKDKADTADPKDSYLVSTVESYRCQPTPPREFPAPKHCNGFAAAPRSNQEGCDWATSKTLESVAYPDGISGRDRTVQNCDSLVLAKIASKRQPVCTTAVSNYGSVVDFNSERKIVGGS from the exons GCGCCAGGAGAGTGTCCGGGAGATGAAGCGGGTGCTTGCGATGACCCCCCTGAAGGTGACGAATCGACGGAACTTCGCTCGCACTGGCACGTGATCCTGATCGCTGCCCTGATGGATTTCGGACAGTCGGCTGTGTTTCGATCGTCGGGATTCATATATGTCGCCCTCATGGACCACTTCGACGTTGACCACGGCACAGCATCTTGGCCTGTCAGTGTACTGGGCACGATCGTGGACGCGGGAG GTATTCTGGCTGGCCCGCTGTGCCAGTGGTTCGGCGCCGGCCCTACGCTTAAAGCTGGAGCGCTCGTCACTGCAGTGGGGGTCATGGCTTCTGTGTTCGCGCCAAACATCCCCTGGATGGCGGTCACGCTAGGCGTTATCCACG GTGCGGGAGCCGGCACCGTCAGCATGACCATGCAAGTGTTTCTCAGCATGTGCTTCGTGAAGTACCGTGGAACTGCCCATGGCATCATGTTCATGGGTTCAATACTGTCGTCCCTGGTGGTACCCTCCGTCCTTTACTCCCTGGAGAGTGCGTACGGTTTCGACGGCTGCCTGCTTATTTTCGGCGGCCTACTCTTACACCTCGTCCCGATCAGCTTCCTCCTGCGCGCAAGACGACCGCCAGTCTCATCTCCTCGACAAGACCATAAGAGGAAAACTTCAGAAAACAACCAAGACGTCAACTTAAATATCGAAAAAAAGGAAGGCGCTAAGCGCGACTCCTCCACTAGTTCGTCCAGTACAAATGTGAGGCCGAGCGTATTGGAGAGCGCCGGCGTAGTCCTGCGGCTTCCAATGTTTTACGTAATTTTGGTTACGTGGACTGTGATGTGCTACAATGAAGACATATTTCTCACAACAATTGTCGACTTTGCCGTTGACAAAGGTATTTCAAAACAGTGGGCCGTGCCTCTTCTCTCGTATTTATCTTTCACGGACGCCATAGGACgcatcggcctgccgctgcttgCAGATCGCAAAGTTGTCCGGCGAAGCACACTGGTGGGCGGGAATGCTATCCTCACGGCGGCCTCCATCGCCATTCTGCCGCAAGCCAATTCTTACGCTTTTTTAGTAATCGCCACTCTGCTTGCTGCGTGTTTCAATGGATGCGGCATGACAATGCATGGCGTGCTCATGGCGGATTATATTGGAATGGATCACCTGCCGGTGGGCTACGGCGTAGCCGGAATTCTTGTCGTTCCGCTGCTGCTCATCAAGCCGATTCTGATAG GTTACTTCCGGGACACACTGGGCTCGTACGACGACCTATACAGGCTGCTCGGAGCGATGCAGGTGGTCCTGTTTGTGATGTGGTTGGTGATTGCGTACCTAGAGCGTCGACGAAATTCTTCCTGGAGCACGCCTACGAAAGATAAAGCGGACACTGCGGACCCAAAAGATTCATACTTGGTATCGACTGTTGAAAGTTATCGTTGCCAGCCGACGCCGCCTCGCGAGTTTCCGGCACCAAAGCACTGCAACGGCTTCGCGGCGGCACCGAGAAGTAATCAAGAAGGCTGTGATTGGGCTACGAGCAAAACATTGGAATCCGTGGCGTACCCTGATGGAATAAGTGGTCGCGACCGGACCGTTCAGAACTGTGATAGCTTAGTACTTGCTAAGATTGCTAGCAAGCGGCAGCCGGTGTGCACGACAGCAGTGTCGAACTACGGAAGCGTGGTTGATTTCAACAGCGAGCGGAAGATCGTCGGCGGTTCCTGA